In Parus major isolate Abel chromosome 1, Parus_major1.1, whole genome shotgun sequence, the following proteins share a genomic window:
- the TNFSF13B gene encoding tumor necrosis factor ligand superfamily member 13B isoform X1, which produces MKSVDCVHVIQQKDTASSPSDPPGAVSGATGLFSVTFLWLAMLLSSCLAAVSLYHVIILKTELEALRSELIYSAQARSPLDQPLVSRGENKAGTPVSSFLQASAAGSRQESRLAGTGPAESFQKEIWNGNRNRGRRSVADTEEKVLQACLQLIADSKSDIQQKDDSSIVPWLLSFKRGTALEEQGNKIVIKETGYFFIYGQVLYTDTTFAMGHLIQRKKAHVFGDDLSLVTLFRCIQNMPQSYPNNSCYTAGIAKLEEGDELQLTIPRRRAKISLDGDGTFFGAVRLL; this is translated from the exons ATGAAATCCGTGGACTGTGTGCACGTCATCCAACAGAAGGATACCGCCTCCTCTCCCTCTGACCCCCCTGGTGCTGTTTCAGGCGCCACGGGACTTTTTTCTGTCACATTCCTGTGGCTTGCAATGCTCCTGTCCTCTTGTCTTGCAGCAGTGTCTCTTTACCATGTTATCATCCTGAAAACAGAACTAGAAGCTCTGCGCAGCGAGCTGATCTACAGCGCCCAGGCAAGGTCTCCGCTAGACCAGCCACTTGTGTCCCGCGGTGAAAATAAAGCAGGTACCCCTGTTTCTTCCTTCCTGCAAGCGTCTGcagctggctccaggcag GAGAGCAGGCTTGCTGGTACTGGCCCAGCTGAGAGCTTCCAAAAGGAAATCTGGAACGGGAATAGAAACAGGGGCAGGCGGTCTGTCGCcgacacagaagaaaaag tgctgcaggccTGCTTGCAACTGATTGCTGACAGCAAAAGTGATATCCAACAGAAAG atGATTCAAGCATTGTCCCTTGGCTCCTGAGCTTTAAACGTGGAACAGCTCTGGaagaacaaggaaataaaatagtgATCAAAGAAACtggttattttttcatatatggCCAG GTTTTATATACAGATACCACATTTGCTATGGGACACCTAATACAGAGGAAGAAGGCTCATGTGTTTGGTGATGATCTCAGCTTGGTGACATTGTTTCGCTGCATCCAAAATATGCCACAGTCTTATCCAAATAATTCTTGCTATACTGCTG GCATTGCAAAATTAGAAGAAGGTGATGAACTTCAACTTACAATACCACGGAGAAGGGCTAAAATATCTTTGGATGGAGATGGTACCTTTTTTGGTGCAGTGAGACTCCTCTGA
- the TNFSF13B gene encoding tumor necrosis factor ligand superfamily member 13B isoform X2, whose protein sequence is MAPCLSCYHTKAFLAHLCKIRLQCQRSGEMQFSVLLDSKAAVSLYHVIILKTELEALRSELIYSAQARSPLDQPLVSRGENKAGTPVSSFLQASAAGSRQESRLAGTGPAESFQKEIWNGNRNRGRRSVADTEEKVLQACLQLIADSKSDIQQKDDSSIVPWLLSFKRGTALEEQGNKIVIKETGYFFIYGQVLYTDTTFAMGHLIQRKKAHVFGDDLSLVTLFRCIQNMPQSYPNNSCYTAGIAKLEEGDELQLTIPRRRAKISLDGDGTFFGAVRLL, encoded by the exons ATGGCTCCGTGTTTATCTTGTTACcatacaaaagcatttttagcCCATCTGTGCAAAATTAGGTTGCAGTGTCAAAGAAGTGGAGAAATGCAGTTCTCCGTGTTGCTGGATAGCAAAGCCG CAGTGTCTCTTTACCATGTTATCATCCTGAAAACAGAACTAGAAGCTCTGCGCAGCGAGCTGATCTACAGCGCCCAGGCAAGGTCTCCGCTAGACCAGCCACTTGTGTCCCGCGGTGAAAATAAAGCAGGTACCCCTGTTTCTTCCTTCCTGCAAGCGTCTGcagctggctccaggcag GAGAGCAGGCTTGCTGGTACTGGCCCAGCTGAGAGCTTCCAAAAGGAAATCTGGAACGGGAATAGAAACAGGGGCAGGCGGTCTGTCGCcgacacagaagaaaaag tgctgcaggccTGCTTGCAACTGATTGCTGACAGCAAAAGTGATATCCAACAGAAAG atGATTCAAGCATTGTCCCTTGGCTCCTGAGCTTTAAACGTGGAACAGCTCTGGaagaacaaggaaataaaatagtgATCAAAGAAACtggttattttttcatatatggCCAG GTTTTATATACAGATACCACATTTGCTATGGGACACCTAATACAGAGGAAGAAGGCTCATGTGTTTGGTGATGATCTCAGCTTGGTGACATTGTTTCGCTGCATCCAAAATATGCCACAGTCTTATCCAAATAATTCTTGCTATACTGCTG GCATTGCAAAATTAGAAGAAGGTGATGAACTTCAACTTACAATACCACGGAGAAGGGCTAAAATATCTTTGGATGGAGATGGTACCTTTTTTGGTGCAGTGAGACTCCTCTGA